AGCCTCCAACTGCGCGTCGTTGCGGCACAGGGGCAGCAACCGCGCGGGCTCCTCCATGGGCCCCGAGGCCACACGCCCTACGTGCGAGGCCCGCACCGCGTCGAGCACCGGCGTCTCCGCCACCGTCCGCTTGTAGCCCTTCTCCACCGCTGCCGTGAGCTCCGTCACCAGTTGCCGCCGCAGCGCCTTGAGCTCGGAGACAGGCAGGTGCAGCCCCGGCGCCAGCGCCGAGCAGTCCAGTCGCGCCAGCCGGAACGGCGTCCCTCCGAAGGCTCCCAGCTTGTCTCGCAGCAGCGCCTCGTCCATGCCGCCGCCTCGCGCGGGGGCCAGCGGCGCCGGGCTGGCCGCGGAGGCCTCGTGTCCCCACGCGCTGGCGTCAATCCGGAGCGGACTCCCCTCTGCCCCCGAGATCTTCAGCTCGAGCGGGACACGGCCCTCGGGCTCACCCTGGGCGATCAGGCTCTCCACCCGGCGCGCCAGAGCGGGATCACTGTTGAGCCACACCCGCTGGCCTACCGCCACGCGCCCCAGATCCGGCCCCGGGTTGCCGAAGCCCAGCACCCACCCTTCGCCTCGGCGCTCCACGCGGAAGATGGGGCCACCGGGCTCGTTCTTGTCCTCAGGCCTGCCCGCATCGAACACCACGCCCATGCCTGGACGAGGCTCCACCGCATCAGGAGTGGGCTCTCCCTTCAACGGAGAAGACACGTGCCCCGCCGGGCTCTCCGGGCGCTCCTCGCCCAAGCCCAGCGCTCCCGTCCACGGGCGCTCGTCGGGGACGATCACCACTTCCTTGCCAGAGAGGGAGCGCACGCGCCCGAGGTACACACCGCGGTGCTTCGGGAAGCGGCCCTCGACGAGCGTCTGGTGATCCGAGCCCGCCAGGAAGCCGTTCGAGAAGCCACGGCTGTACGTGAGCGACATGTCCGCCAGGTCCCGCTTGAGCTGGGCCTCATCCGGCTTCCCCGCGACGCACCCCTCCACCCACCGCTTGTAGCCCTGCACCGTCGAGGAGACGTAGGCGGGCCCCTTGAGCCGGCCCTCGATCTTCAACCCGTGCACGCCAATGCCCACCAGCTCGGGCACTGCGTAGACACCCGCCAGATCCTTGGGGCTGAGCAGGTACTTCACCTCGCCCAGCTCTCGCGTCTGGCCATCGACGACGAGATCGTACGGCAGGCGGCAGGACTGCGCGCACTGGCCTCGGTTGGCGGAACGCCCACCCCAGGCCTCACTCGTCAGGCATTGCCCGCTCCAAGACATGCAGAGCGCGCCGTGGATGAAGACCTCCAGCTCGACATCCGTCTGCCCCGCCAGCTTGCGGATCTCCGCGACGGACAGCTCCCGAGGCACCACCACCCGGCAGATCCCCAGCCCCTGCGCGAAGCGCACGCCCTCCGCGCTGGAGATCGTCATCTGCGTGGAGGCGTGCAGTTCCAGTTGAGGGCAGATCGCCCGGGCCAGCAGCGCCACAGCGGGATCCTGCAGAATCAGCGCGTCCACGCCCGCCGCAGCGGCCCCGCGAAGCAGTTGCTCGAGGATCGGTAGCTCGGGCTCGAAGACGAGCGTGTTGAGCGTCAGGTAGGCCCGCGCTCCCGCCCGGTGGATGAGGGCCATCGTCTCGGGGAGGCGGGCGAGCGAGAAGTTCTCGGCGCGGGCGCGGGCATTGAAGCCCTCGTCGAGCCCAAAGTAGACAGCGTCCGCTCCGCTGGCGAGCGCGGCCTGGAGGGACTCCAGATCCCCCGCGGGAGCAAGGATTTCGGGGCGGCGGGCAGGCATGGTCCTTCCTTAACACGCCAAGGCCGCGAAATTTGCCAGACTGCTCCCCCTACTTCCGAGGAGGAGCCCATGCCACCGCGCACCAAGAGCTGGACCTACGAGACGAACCTGAACTGGACCCAGGAGCTGGAAGGCTCGCTCGGGTCGAGCGGCCTCCCGGCGCTGGGCTTCGGCGCCCCCCCGGAGTTCGCCGGCAAGCCCGGCCAGTGGGGCCCCGAGACGCTCCTGCTGGGCGCCGCCGAGGCCTGCACGCTGCTCACCTTCCTCTCCCTGTGCCGCCGCAAGAACGTGCAGCACCTCTCCTATCGCAGCACCGCCACAGGCACCCTGGCCCTGGACTCGGAGGGGCTCATCCGCTTCACCGAGATCGTCGTCCGCCCCGTGGTCCAGGTGAAGAGCCAGGCCGACGCCGACACCGCCCGCGCCCTCTTCCTGGACGTGCCCAAGCGCTGCTTCGTTGGCTGCTCCCTCAAGGCCGAGCCGCGCATTGAGCCCACCATCGAGGTCGTCAGCACGCCCTGAGCGCCCCGCCTACTTCGGGTCCCACCACACCGCGCCCTTGTCCTCGATGGCGAGCGCGGCCTTGCGGCGCACCTCGGAGAGCTGCCCGGCGGACAAGGGCTGGAAGGCAGCCGCGGCGGCCAGCGCGGCGTCCTGCTCGTTGGTGAAACTCATGCCCAGCAGCGACACGTCTGGATCCACGGTGAGCGTGTAGCGGACGCACTCCTCCACGGACAGGTGTGGCAGCGAGGGAGCGGGCGCCTCCTGCCCGCCCGAGCTCACCTTCCCCCGGGGTCGAGCCTGGAGCGGGCGCCCATAGCCTTCAGTGTCCCCCAGCAGCTTGCCCGCCCCGAAGGTCTTGAAACACACCGTCCCCACTCCCTTCGAGCGCGCCCGGGGCAGGATCTCCTCCACGTAGCGCGGGTGGCAGAAGGGGCCGATCGGGAACATCACCACGTCGCACAGTCCCGTCTCCAACGCCGCCTTCAGCACGTCCGGGTGATGGCTGGAGATGCCCCGGAAGCGGGCCTTGCCTGCTCGCACGCAGCGCCCGAGTTCCTCCATCCCACCGCCCGGCGCCGCGAGCCGCTCCCACACCTTCAGCTCCGACACGTTGTGGAAGGCGAAGAGATCCACCGCATCCAGCTTCAGCCGGCCCAGGCTCTCCTCGACTTGTCGCGTCACCGGCTGATCCAGCAGATCGATCTTGTCGATGACGAAGATGCCCTCGCGCCGGCCGCGCAGGGCCTCACCGACGATCTGCTCGCTGTAGCCGTCCTCGTAGCCTGGCGCGGTGTCCACCAGGTTCAGCCCCGCGTCCATGGCGCGCTGCAGCGTGGCCACGCACTGCCCCAAGGGCACTGACCGATCGGCCAGATCCCCGATTCCAATTGCCGTCACATGGAATCCCGTGCGGCCCAGTTCCCGGCGCGGGGAGAAGTGCGGTAAGGGGCGTTCATCCGCCATGACCCGCCTCCATAGGTATGGTGTCAGTCACCATCCTTCATCATGGCCACCGCCCACCGCCAGCACCAACCCGCTGCTCCGTTGAAAGCGAGGCCAAACGGGTCAACCCAGCATTTCCCGTGTATTTTCTAACAATCCTTCGGCATGCTTTGGTGTGTCGCTTCATGGGGGCTGCTGGAGATCCCCGGCGTGAAGGGGAGTTGCGTTTGCCGCCGTCGAGTTCTCCCATCCGTTTCCTCACCTATCCCTTGTTGGGCGTGGTGAAAGAGCACGTTCGAGCCGAGTTCTTCGGCCGAGCGCTCTCGCAGCGGCTCGGCCGTCCGGTGATCGTCGAGCAGGCCCGAACGTACGAGGCCGTGGAGCAGGCGCTGCTCGAGGGCCAGGCGGACATGGCCCTGGCCACGGCCGAGCAGTGCGATCTCTTCGAGCCCCGCTCCCGGGCCGTGCTGCGCGCGGTGCGAGCGGGACGCTGGTACTACCACTCTGCCTTCATCTGCCGGGCCGACGAGCCCCTCACCCTGGAGAAGCTGCGAGGCCGGCGCGCGGCGTGGGTGGATCCGCTCTCCACTGCGGGCTACCTGCTGCCCAAGCGCCACCTGGAGTCGCTGGGCATGAATCCCTCGGAGCTGTTCGCCGAGCAGCGCTTCTATGGCACCTACCGGCAGGCCCTGCTGGCGGTGCTGTCGGGCCAGGCGGACGTCACCACGTTCTTCACCACGCACATGGAGGAGTACATGGTCCGCGCGCTGCTGGCCGAGCGCGTAGGCCCCGACGAGCGCCGGCTGCGGCCCTTCGCCTTCAGCGGCCCTACCCTCGCCGACGGCATCATCATCACCGAACGGCTGACAGAGGCCGAGGCCCACCGGGTGGTGGCCGCCATCACCACCATGAGCCACGACGAGGGGGGCCTGGAGCCGGTGCTCGCCCCCTTCGACATTCAGGGCTTTGCGCTCGTCCAGGGCAACACCGTCAAGGCCCCCACCCCTCGGGCCGTGCCGAACTCGGAGTACATGACGCTGGATCTGGATGCGAAGGAGCGTTGCCGGCGCGTCTGGTCCTCCACGGGCAAGGCGTTCGGCCGGGATCTGCGCGAGGGCGAGGGCCTGTCCCTGCACGAGCTGCTGCCTACCGAGGCCGCCATTCCGCTCGAGTCGCTGGTGCGCTCCACCCGCCTGAACCACACCAGCGGCCGGATGCACTTCCGCATGGAGACGGGGAGCGAGACGCGCCTGTACACCGCCGAGGCCACGCTGCGCTCACCCCACGCTGGCGAGGAGGTGCCCGATCTGGGGCTGCTGGTGCGCGACATCACCGACCTGGACACACTGGAGCAGGAGCTCTACCGGCTGGCCTCGTTCCCCCTGCTCCACCCGGACCCCATGCTCGAGATGGGGCGCGACGGCCGGGTGCGCTACGCCAACCCACCCGCGCACACCTGCTTCCCGGACCTCCTGGAGCTGGGCGCCAATCACCCCCTGGTGGCCGCCGCCTTGGCGCACGCCCGCCGCAGCCGTCCGGGGGAGACACCCACGCTGGTGCAGCTGCAGGGCCGGTACTGGGAGGTGGTGGCCATGCAGCTGCAGGACCACGAGAGCCTCCGCGTCTTCGCCAAGGATGTGACGGCGCGCAAGCAGCTGGAGACCAGCCTGATGCACGCCGATCGCCAGGCCTCCCTGGTCCACCTGGCGGCGGGCGTGGGCCACCAGATGAACAACCCGCTGGCCTTCCTGATGGCCAACCTCTCATTTGCCCGCGAGGAGATCGGCCGGCTGCGAGAGTCGCTCCGGACCGGGCGCGAGGAGGTAGACCCGGACGAGATCAGCGAGGTGCTCGACGCGCTGTCCGAGTCCGTGGAGGGTGCCGAGCGGCTCAAGGGCATCGTCCAGGATCTGCGCCTGCTCACGCGCGAGCCGCCCCGGCACCGCACGCGGGTGGATCTGCACTCCGTGCTGGAGGACACCTTGAAGCTGGTGCGCGGCCAGCTGCGCCACCGGGCCCGGCTGGAGAAGGACTTCCAGCCCGTGCCCTCGGTGGAGGGAGACGAGGCCCGGCTGGGGCAGGTGTTCCTCAACCTGATGCTCAACGCCGTGCAGGCCATGTCCGAGCAGGACTTGGCGCGCAACGTGCTGCGCGTGGCCACCCGCGCAAGCGTGACGGGCGAGGTCATCATCGAGGTGCAGGACACCGGCGCGGGCATGCCTCCCGAGGTGCTGGAGCGCCTCTTCGAGCCCTTCTTCACCACCCGCCCCAACAGCACGGGCATGGGCTTGTCGGTGAGCCACGCCATCGTCACCAGCCTGGGGGGGGCCCTGCGCGCCGAGAGCAAACAAGGAGCGGGCACTGTCTTCACCGTCACCCTCCCCGCCGCGGGCACTCCGGCCGCTGGCCCGCCCTATCCCGAGCACGAGCTGGCGAGCTGACGGAGCGCCCCCTCGCAGCTTGTGCGATAGTGAGGCCATGGAGAACCAAGGGGCGGAGGCATAGGCCTGGATGCTGCGCCGGCTCCTGCCCACACTGCTGGCACTTGGATGCGGCTTCCTGGCGCTGACCTGGGGACTGGTGAGCCTGCAGCGCCTCTTCGCTCAGGAGACCGAGGACGCCCGCCAGCAGCTGCGCTCCCGCCGCGAGGAGGTCGAGCGCATCGCCACCGAGGCGCTCCGGCTCAAGCTCCGGCAGCAGCTGGAGTGGAGCCTGCCCGCCATCAACCTCGCCGTGGAGGATCCGCTCGTCCAAGCCGATGGGCTCTACCTGCTCTTCCGCGAGTACCAGTTCCTCCCCCGCCTCCCCCGCCCCCGGCCCGGCACGCAAACCCCGGCCAAGAAGCTCCATGAGGAACTGCGCCAGGCGCTCGAGGCCCCCCCGGCCCCGGGCCCCTGGCAGGAGCGGCTCGGGCTGCTGCGCGCGGTGGAGGCCGTGCTCCCGAAGGACGTGCTGGACACGCCGGAGGCAGCCGAGCGGCGCCTGGAGGCGCTGCTTCGCTACCGCGCCGAGCACCCGCTGCCCCCTGCCCAGGAGATCCCCTACACGCTGCTGGTGGTGGAGCGGCTCGCGCGCGGCGATGCCAGCCCCTGGCCCGTCCGGGGGCTCATCCACGGCGGGCTGGCCGAGGAGTTCGGCGGCATGGCCCAGGGCCTGGGCCTCCAGCGCGAGTTGCTGCGCGACTGCCAGCGCTTCACCCAGGCCGACTTCGACTACCTCACCGAGCGCATCCTCGCGGTGAGCGCCGAGCTCTCCGAGCCCTCGGAAGCCTTCCGGTCGCGCGTCCAGGAGCTGGGCACCGGCGCCATCGTGCTGCCTTCTCAGATGCCCGAGCCCACCCTCATCGGCGCGCGCTGGTACCTGGAGCAGCAGGGCGAGGTGGTGCGCGGCATCGCCGTGGAGCCCGCGGAGCTACTGAAGGGCATCACCCTCGAGATGCGCAAGCGCAAGCTCCTGGGTGCCGAGGACTCCGTGCGCATGGGCCGCGTGGACGCGCTGCAGCCGGTGTCCTCGCTGAAGCTCGACGCAGTCATCCCCCGCGGAGCCGCTGAGGAGGCACAGATCTCCAAGCGCTACGGGTTGAAGACGCTGCTGGTGCTCATCTGCGGCGCGCTCGCGGTGGCCATCGTGGCGCTGGCAGGGCTGGCCCAGCACCGCAAGTACCGCTTCCTGGAGCTCAAGAGCGACTTCGTGGCCACCGTCTCGCACGAGCTGCGCACGCCCCTGGCCTCCATCCGGCTGCTGGCGGAGACCCTGGAGATGCGCGCGGGAGGCTCGCCCGAGGTCCGCGACTACCCCACCCGCATCATCCAGGCCGCGGACGGGCTGCACTTCCTGGTGGAGAACATCCTGTCCTTCAACCGCATCGACAAGGGGCGCTGGGTGGCGCAGTTCACCCGCGTGCGGCTAGAGGAGCTGATGGGCGCCCTGCGGACGGATCTCGCCAGCGCCACCCGCGTGCCGGTGGAGCTCACCGAGGACGTGGGGGATGTGGAGCTGTGGGCCGATCCCGGCCTGCTGCGCCTGCTGCTGTCCAACCTGGGCCGCAACGCGTGCAACTACAACCAGAGCAACCCGGTGAAGCTCTCCGTGCGCGTCCACGCCACGCCGGGCCACGGGTGCACGGTGCTCTTCGGTGACAACGGCATCGGCATCCCCGAGAGCGAGTGGGAGAACGTCTTCCAGGACTTCTACCGGGTGACACAACCGGGCCCCGAGGTGCACGGCAGTGGGCTCGGGCTCGCGCTCTGCCGCAGGATCATGCATCTCCACGGTGGCAATCTGCGTGTCGCCACCTCTGGCCCTCAGGGCACCACGTTCGCGCTGACCTTCCCCGAGCCGCCTCCACCATGACGACCCAGTCCCCTCCTGCTCCTCACCGCCCCTCCATCCTCATCGTCGAGGACGACCCGAACCTCCGCGTGGGCCTACGGGACAACCTGCAGGACGAAGGCTTCGACGTGGCCGCCGCCTCGAACGCCCGCGAGGCCGAGTCCCTCCTGCGTGGCTGCGACTTTGACCTGCTCATCCTCGACGTGATGCTGCCGGGGGAGGACGGCTATTCCCTGTGCAAGCGGCTGCGCGCCGCAGGACTCCAGAGCATGGTGATGATGCTCACCGCGCGCACGCTGGAGGACGACATCGTCCGCGGCTTCGAGGCCGGGGCGCAGGACTACCTGACCAAGCCCTACCGGCTGCGGGAGCTGCTGGCGCGGGTGCGGGCGCTGGTGCGCAGGGCCGGCACGCCTCCAGCCCAGATCATGGGCTTCGCGGGCTTCACCCTGGACCTGGGCAAGCGCGCGCTCAGCCGAGCCGACGGCGGCACCATTGAGCTGACTCGCACGGAGTTCGACCTGCTCGTCTACCTGGTCCGCCACAAGGACCGGGCGCTGACGCGGCAGGAGATCCTCGACACCGTGTGGGGCCAGGACGTGGTGGTGGACCCGCGCACGGTGGACAACTTCGTCTCCAACCTGAAGAAGAAGCTCGGCTGGACGAGCACCTCGGGCTTCACCATCCACACCATCCGCGGGGTGGGCTACCGGATGGAGATCGACGCCATGACGAAATCATGACGGAAAGATGGAACGGCCACGGCCAACGGAACGCTCCGCTTCCCTACCTTAACGGGTGCGTGGACAGGGGCGCTCCGGACCTCAGACCACGTGGGTGAGGGACCGCATGGTGCGGCCTGCCCCTGTCGGGAGCGCCCGTCTGAGGGAGGCAGCCATGTTCCAGTCGGTCATCGATCAGCAAAGGTGGAACTCTCGTCGTCTCGGCACCGGAGCGGGGGTGTCCCTGCTGGTGCATGCAGGCATCCTCGGCGCCGTGTTGGTGCTGTCAGCCGGGGTGGCAGAGCAGGTGGAGAAGGAGCCCGTCGTGGTCGTCTTCAAGCGGCCCCCGCCTCGCGGCACACCCATCCCCCCGGCCCACAAGGCCGTGGAGCCGTCCAAGCCCAAGACTCCCAAGCCGGCCAAGCGTCCCGAGATGAGGGCGCCCATCGCCGTCCCCACCCAGCCGCCTCCGGAGACCGCGCCGGTGCCGGACCCGCAGGTCGAGCCTGAGAAGGACCTGCCGTATGATCCCGACGGCCGCCCGGATGGAATCGCGGGCGTGGCTCCCTGCATGACGTGCGTGATCGACCCGGATGCCACCCACACGGACGTGGCAGAGCCCACGGGTGAGGAGGTGATGCCCTTCGTCAGCGGCAACATGACGCCGCCGAGCCTGCTGTCCGGTGCCTCGCTCCAGTACACGCGCGAGGCGCTCGAGGCCCGCGTCGAGGGCCTGCTCATCGCCCGGTGCACCATCACCCGCGAGGGCAGGGTCGAGAACTGCAAGGTCATCAAGGGCCTGCCCCACATGAGCGACACCGTGGTCTCCGCGCTGGAGACGCGCCGCTACACCCCGGTGCAGTACCAGGGCCGGCCCATCAGCGTGACCTACAACTTCCACGTGAAGCTGGACCTGCCCCGCTGATCAGCGGCCAACCGCCGCGCTGGAGCTGGAGACCGAGCCCAGCGCTTCGAGCAGCCGGTCCACCTCCGCTGCGGTGTTATAGAGGTGCGGGGAGACGCGAAGGTTGTCTCCCCGGACGCTGACGTAGATCTGACGGGCCGCAAGCCGCGCCGTCACATCGGGCGGATAGCCGCCTCGGCGGCGCAGGCCCAGGAGGTGCCCGGCCCGGTGGGCCTCGGGAGCAACCTCGAGCCCCAGGGCCTCGGCGCCTCGGGCGGCCCGGCGAGTCAGCTCCCGCAGCGTCTCCTGGGTGGACTCAGGCCCCCACGCCAGGAGCTGCCGGAGCGCTGCCGCCGCCATGGGGAGCTGAAGGAAGTTGCTGCGCTCGCCCATGTCGAACCGCCGGGCCCCTGGCTGGAACTCGTCGCGATAGTCGATGAGCCGGGTGAAGTCCTCGCTGCCTCGCCGGGTGATCCAGTTCAGCTCCAGGGGCTGGCCCTCCCGGTGACGCGGAGCCATATAGAGGTAGCCCTGGCTGTAGGGCCCCATCAGCCACTTGTACCCCGCGGCCACGAGGTAGTCCGGCTGCACCGCCTCCACGCTCAGCGGCAGCGCGCCGAGGGACTGCGTGGCATCCACCGCGAGCGCCGCCCCCACCTCCC
This region of Hyalangium minutum genomic DNA includes:
- a CDS encoding OsmC family protein, which encodes MPPRTKSWTYETNLNWTQELEGSLGSSGLPALGFGAPPEFAGKPGQWGPETLLLGAAEACTLLTFLSLCRRKNVQHLSYRSTATGTLALDSEGLIRFTEIVVRPVVQVKSQADADTARALFLDVPKRCFVGCSLKAEPRIEPTIEVVSTP
- a CDS encoding U32 family peptidase, translated to MPARRPEILAPAGDLESLQAALASGADAVYFGLDEGFNARARAENFSLARLPETMALIHRAGARAYLTLNTLVFEPELPILEQLLRGAAAAGVDALILQDPAVALLARAICPQLELHASTQMTISSAEGVRFAQGLGICRVVVPRELSVAEIRKLAGQTDVELEVFIHGALCMSWSGQCLTSEAWGGRSANRGQCAQSCRLPYDLVVDGQTRELGEVKYLLSPKDLAGVYAVPELVGIGVHGLKIEGRLKGPAYVSSTVQGYKRWVEGCVAGKPDEAQLKRDLADMSLTYSRGFSNGFLAGSDHQTLVEGRFPKHRGVYLGRVRSLSGKEVVIVPDERPWTGALGLGEERPESPAGHVSSPLKGEPTPDAVEPRPGMGVVFDAGRPEDKNEPGGPIFRVERRGEGWVLGFGNPGPDLGRVAVGQRVWLNSDPALARRVESLIAQGEPEGRVPLELKISGAEGSPLRIDASAWGHEASAASPAPLAPARGGGMDEALLRDKLGAFGGTPFRLARLDCSALAPGLHLPVSELKALRRQLVTELTAAVEKGYKRTVAETPVLDAVRASHVGRVASGPMEEPARLLPLCRNDAQLEAVIAAGLREVELDWMEMVGLQRAVERARAAGLRVTIATVRVQKPGEEGYDQRIDRLRPDAVLVRHWGAMMHFLERPAGQPRPVLHGDFSLNVTNSVTAAYLLGLGLDTLTCSHDLDATQLFSLLEHVPAHRLAVALHHHIATFHTEHCVYSHTLSNGRDFRTCGRPCEKHQISLKDRLGLDHPVIVDVGCRNTVFNAQAQSAASLVPRLLEHGVRRFRVEFVRETQEEATRVLSAYQELLAGRLSPAEAVRRAAVHEQFGVTKGTMKVLSPPASASR
- a CDS encoding energy transducer TonB, translated to MFQSVIDQQRWNSRRLGTGAGVSLLVHAGILGAVLVLSAGVAEQVEKEPVVVVFKRPPPRGTPIPPAHKAVEPSKPKTPKPAKRPEMRAPIAVPTQPPPETAPVPDPQVEPEKDLPYDPDGRPDGIAGVAPCMTCVIDPDATHTDVAEPTGEEVMPFVSGNMTPPSLLSGASLQYTREALEARVEGLLIARCTITREGRVENCKVIKGLPHMSDTVVSALETRRYTPVQYQGRPISVTYNFHVKLDLPR
- a CDS encoding aminotransferase class V-fold PLP-dependent enzyme → MLLPSQRALFEIPDDVIWLNCAYMSPQLRAVRAAGEEALGRKSQPWRIRPDDFFIGSEEVRGLFAQLIHGDAEGVALVPSVSYGMAVAASNLRVREGQRLLVLDEEFPSNLYCWRELARRTGATVFTVPRPPDGDWTRALLGQMDERCALVAVPHCHWMDGTWVDLVKVGARAREVGAALAVDATQSLGALPLSVEAVQPDYLVAAGYKWLMGPYSQGYLYMAPRHREGQPLELNWITRRGSEDFTRLIDYRDEFQPGARRFDMGERSNFLQLPMAAAALRQLLAWGPESTQETLRELTRRAARGAEALGLEVAPEAHRAGHLLGLRRRGGYPPDVTARLAARQIYVSVRGDNLRVSPHLYNTAAEVDRLLEALGSVSSSSAAVGR
- a CDS encoding sensor histidine kinase; this encodes MLRRLLPTLLALGCGFLALTWGLVSLQRLFAQETEDARQQLRSRREEVERIATEALRLKLRQQLEWSLPAINLAVEDPLVQADGLYLLFREYQFLPRLPRPRPGTQTPAKKLHEELRQALEAPPAPGPWQERLGLLRAVEAVLPKDVLDTPEAAERRLEALLRYRAEHPLPPAQEIPYTLLVVERLARGDASPWPVRGLIHGGLAEEFGGMAQGLGLQRELLRDCQRFTQADFDYLTERILAVSAELSEPSEAFRSRVQELGTGAIVLPSQMPEPTLIGARWYLEQQGEVVRGIAVEPAELLKGITLEMRKRKLLGAEDSVRMGRVDALQPVSSLKLDAVIPRGAAEEAQISKRYGLKTLLVLICGALAVAIVALAGLAQHRKYRFLELKSDFVATVSHELRTPLASIRLLAETLEMRAGGSPEVRDYPTRIIQAADGLHFLVENILSFNRIDKGRWVAQFTRVRLEELMGALRTDLASATRVPVELTEDVGDVELWADPGLLRLLLSNLGRNACNYNQSNPVKLSVRVHATPGHGCTVLFGDNGIGIPESEWENVFQDFYRVTQPGPEVHGSGLGLALCRRIMHLHGGNLRVATSGPQGTTFALTFPEPPPP
- a CDS encoding sensor histidine kinase, coding for MPPSSSPIRFLTYPLLGVVKEHVRAEFFGRALSQRLGRPVIVEQARTYEAVEQALLEGQADMALATAEQCDLFEPRSRAVLRAVRAGRWYYHSAFICRADEPLTLEKLRGRRAAWVDPLSTAGYLLPKRHLESLGMNPSELFAEQRFYGTYRQALLAVLSGQADVTTFFTTHMEEYMVRALLAERVGPDERRLRPFAFSGPTLADGIIITERLTEAEAHRVVAAITTMSHDEGGLEPVLAPFDIQGFALVQGNTVKAPTPRAVPNSEYMTLDLDAKERCRRVWSSTGKAFGRDLREGEGLSLHELLPTEAAIPLESLVRSTRLNHTSGRMHFRMETGSETRLYTAEATLRSPHAGEEVPDLGLLVRDITDLDTLEQELYRLASFPLLHPDPMLEMGRDGRVRYANPPAHTCFPDLLELGANHPLVAAALAHARRSRPGETPTLVQLQGRYWEVVAMQLQDHESLRVFAKDVTARKQLETSLMHADRQASLVHLAAGVGHQMNNPLAFLMANLSFAREEIGRLRESLRTGREEVDPDEISEVLDALSESVEGAERLKGIVQDLRLLTREPPRHRTRVDLHSVLEDTLKLVRGQLRHRARLEKDFQPVPSVEGDEARLGQVFLNLMLNAVQAMSEQDLARNVLRVATRASVTGEVIIEVQDTGAGMPPEVLERLFEPFFTTRPNSTGMGLSVSHAIVTSLGGALRAESKQGAGTVFTVTLPAAGTPAAGPPYPEHELAS
- a CDS encoding response regulator transcription factor gives rise to the protein MTTQSPPAPHRPSILIVEDDPNLRVGLRDNLQDEGFDVAAASNAREAESLLRGCDFDLLILDVMLPGEDGYSLCKRLRAAGLQSMVMMLTARTLEDDIVRGFEAGAQDYLTKPYRLRELLARVRALVRRAGTPPAQIMGFAGFTLDLGKRALSRADGGTIELTRTEFDLLVYLVRHKDRALTRQEILDTVWGQDVVVDPRTVDNFVSNLKKKLGWTSTSGFTIHTIRGVGYRMEIDAMTKS
- a CDS encoding aldo/keto reductase — translated: MADERPLPHFSPRRELGRTGFHVTAIGIGDLADRSVPLGQCVATLQRAMDAGLNLVDTAPGYEDGYSEQIVGEALRGRREGIFVIDKIDLLDQPVTRQVEESLGRLKLDAVDLFAFHNVSELKVWERLAAPGGGMEELGRCVRAGKARFRGISSHHPDVLKAALETGLCDVVMFPIGPFCHPRYVEEILPRARSKGVGTVCFKTFGAGKLLGDTEGYGRPLQARPRGKVSSGGQEAPAPSLPHLSVEECVRYTLTVDPDVSLLGMSFTNEQDAALAAAAAFQPLSAGQLSEVRRKAALAIEDKGAVWWDPK